In Zygosaccharomyces rouxii strain CBS732 chromosome E complete sequence, the DNA window ATCATATCACACGATAAGACATTTTACAATAGAAACCGCTGATATTAGATGATTAAGCGCCCAGTATTAGCTTTTGAGACCCATTTAAAGCCCATTGAAGACCTTAAGAACCATATGCCACTTTTTTCAACCGTTATAGAAGCATTTTTTGGCAAGTTCTTTGTAGAATCATTATCCGGAGTCAAGTTTGATAACCTCGAAGCATCTTAAAGCGATGTTAAACACTCCTTTGCTCACATGCGAAATGAGATAAAGCTCAATTAAGGGAttacaagagaattgaCAATTAGTATTCTTATCCATTGCGATCTTTACTAGCTCCTTCAATTCCTCCCTTCCTACTCACAACCGAAGTTAAAAGAGATATAACGCTAAGAGATGGACCCATTTCGAGGATCAAAGCGTAGTTCTATCTCATTTGGTAACTTCCAGAGACAGCCTAATAGCTACGCGACAGGTGCATACGATGGTGGAGTGGGCTTAATGCAGAATCCAAACCTTGGAAGTAGTACTAGCAACAGCGGTGGTACCGGTATCAATACCGGTAACAACGGTGCAAGTGCTAATATGACTTCTAGGTCCCCAATGTATTCACCGCTTCAATATTCACAATTTGATTACAACCAACCGGCTTATAGCCCGGGTTATTCACCGTTCCATCCTTTAAGAAGTCCAGGACCCCCTGTACTTACTAAACCTGTATGCGAGTATGAGGCAAAGTACCCTCTTTTCGGATTAGACTGGAGCAATGAAGACTTTGTATGTCTGGGATCCTACAGGGATGGTAGCACGAATTCTTTGCATATTTTACATTCGGGAGATCTTCTTTCATGGGACCGGGTGGCTGAATGTAATGTGACGTTCCCCGTTAGTACTATTCAATGGCAACCATCAATGACACATCCACGTAGATTTGCTACGTGTAGTGATTCGTTGAGAATATGGAGCTTTTGTGAAGAGGAGAGAAATCTACAGGAACAAATTAACCTTTCTCTATGCAAATACGacaaacaacaacaaggTGCCTCCAGGGTGAATGCTGCCGCTGGCGGCAGTGGTAGTATACGGACCAatccacaacaacaacaaggaCTCATTGGAGAACTACCACCTATCACATCTTTCCATTGGAACCCTGTAGACCCAAATCTGCTGATTTCCAGTTCCATCGATACAACTTGCATCGTTTGGGATCTACAGAGTAGTAATTACGTGCGTACTCAATTAATTGCACACGATAGTGAAGTATATGATGTTAGATTTTTAACACAGACTACACAACTATTTTCCAgttgtggtggtgatggtagTGTGCGTGTCTTTGATTTAAGATGTTTGGCACATAGTACTATCATTTACGAACCTCCCAGTTCTCCAGCGACTTTACAACCTACCACTGCTGCTGGTTCATCCTCAGCTGCGGATTCAGATACAGGGGTTCCACTACTGCGACTGGAACCTTCTCCGTTTGATCCAAATGTCATTGCTACGTTCGCAATAGACTCCCCTCGTGTTCTAATCTTAGACATGCGTAATCCCGGTTCACCAGTACTTGTATTGGAAGGCCATTCGGCGGCCGTAAACCAAATGAGATGGCATCCTTCCAAACGTAACGTACTTTTATCATGTGCTGATGACTGCCAAGTTCTCTACTGGGACTTAAACAACTATATTATGGGGCATCCTACAGATCAAGATCCGGATCATGCCGTGGACTCGCAACAACAAAACAATCCTGTAGCCAAATGGAACTCTAAAAATGTGCTACGCACACTGGATACTCCATCGATGTTCTATTCCAACGGTGGGCAAGAGGTAAACAACATCGTATGGAGGCCGCAGGGCGATGATTGGTTCGGTAGTGTTGCTGGTAACGTGTTTCAAAATGTCAGACTATGAAATGTAATACGCTAATATGAATGTCATCTTCTGTtcatttttgaatgaaTGTATGTATATTAGTGTTTATGTCTGTTTGTACATGTAGTTAGCCGCCAAGCTTTTTATCTGCCTTTGACTTCTTTGTTCTCCCAAGAGGAGTCACTCCTCATGGGAGTCAActccttttttttttttttttccactCCTGACTCCTCACAACCAAGCGAAGTCAACTACTGATAAGGAAGGCTTAAGGATATAAAAGGCGATGAGGTAGAGATCGAATAGGAAGAATACATGCCAGAGCTCGTTTATAAGGGTCCTCCAAGGCAAAATAACAGATCTCAATGCTGAAGAACCAAGTTACTATCCTTGGTAGTACTGCCAGATCTCTTGGTAGGTCTTACAGGTCATCCTTGGCGGTTAAGAGATGGTTACAAACAAATGtaacttcttccaattaTGCTAAAGTGTATGAAGCCAAACCTAGTGATTTGGAAAGGCCATTGGATGAATTTCCTAGACGCCATTTAGGACCATCTCcaaaagatttagaaaaaatgTTGAAGACTGTCGGATTTGAAGATCTAAATTCTTTTGTTGAATCAGTGGTTCCTCAAAATGTACTTAAAAAGCGTGCATTGGAACTAGAGGCTCCTGAAAGAGGCTATTctgaaatggaaatgatagaacatttgaaagaacttGCCAATAAGAATCGATACGAAGTGAAAAACTTCATTGGTAAGGGTTATTACGGAACCATTTTACCGCCAGTGATTATGAGAAATGTCTTAGAGAGTCCCGAATGGTATACTTCATACACTCCATATCAACCAGAAATATCTCAGGGCAGATTGGAGTCTctgttaaattttcaaacaGTTATCAGTGATTTGACTGGTTTACCTGTATCCAATGCATCATTATTAGATGAAGGTACTGCTGCCGCGGAGGCCATGTTACTTTCGTATAATTTCCACAGGGCCAAAAGGCCTAAGTTCGTgattgattcaaaatcaCATCCTCAAACGAAAAGCGTGGTATATACAAGAGCTTTACCCTTAGGGATTGAAGTTTCCGAAATCGACACTAGAAACGTGGAAAATTCACTGAAAGTGTTGGATGATAAAGCCGTTTGTGGATGTCTTCTCCAGTATCCTGCTACAGATGGATCTATAGTAGCTCCAGAGACTCTGACGCAGTTTGCGGAGGTATTGCATCAACATAAATCCTTGCTTTCAGTAGCATCCGATCCATTGGCATTGACTCTTTTAAAGGCACCAGGACATTTAGGTGCTGATATCGTATTGGGATCTTCACAGAGGTTTGGTGTACCACTTGGTTACGGTGGTCCTCATGCTGCCTTTTTTGCGGTTCAGGAACACCTTAATAGACGTATCCCTGGTAGAATTGTGGGTGTGTCTAAGGACCGTTTGGGTAACGTTGCATTGCGTCTAGCGTTACAAACTAGAGAACAGCATATTAAGCGTGATAAAGCTACTTCCAATATCTGCACCGCGCAAGCGCTCTTGGCAAACGTGGCTGCCAATTATTGCGTTTACCATGGACCGGAAGGTTTAAAGAATATTGCCAAACGTATCTACGGTATGACCAGCATTTTGGcaaatcaaatcaataCTTCTTCACCTCACGATGTGGTCAATGACACCTGGTTTGACACTTTAACCATAGAAATTAATGAATCGACAACTGCAAGTGCTGTACTTGAAAAGGCACTTAATGAGTACAACATCAACCTATTCGCACCTAATGAAAAAACAGTATCGTTGTCACTAGATGAAACCACCACATTAAAAGACCTACAGAACTTGATTCAATTATTCACTTGTTCTGcagatttaccatcagAAGTCCCACAATTCCCAGCAACATTAGCACGTACAGACGACATTCTAACTCATGAAGTTTTCCATTTATACCATAGTGAAACTGCTATGCTTCGCTATTTACACAGATTACAAAGCAGAGACTTGTCGTTAGCAAATTCTATGATCCCATTGGGCTCTTGTACTATGAAATTAAACTCTACAGTGGAAATGTTGCCTATAACATGGCCTGAATTTGCGAACATCCACCCATTCCAACCAACAGACCAAGTTCAAGGATACGCACAGCTAATGTCAAGCCTTGAAAATGCTCTATGTAGTATCACTGGTTTTGATGCGGTTTCTTTACAACCTAATTCCGGTGCATCTGGTGAATACTGCGGTCTTAGAATCATTAGAGCGTTTTTGGAAGACACTGGTGAATTGCATAGACGTGTATGTTTGATCCCTACCTCTGCTCACGGTACAAATCCAGCATCAGCAGCAATGTGTGGTCTAAAAGTTGTTTCCTTTAATTGTCTTCCAGATGGATCCCttgatttggaagatttgaaaaagaaaatcgATAAACATGCTCATGAACTTGCCGCCATTATGATCACATATCCATCTACCTATGGTTTATATGAAGAGGGCCTTACTCGTGCAATTGAGATGGTCCATGAAGCCGGAGGTCAAGTTTATATGGATGGTGCTAACATGAATGCTCAAGTGGGACTAACTTCACCTGGTGATTTGGGTGCCGACGTTTGTCATTTGAATTTACACAAGACGTTTGCTATCCCACacggtggtggtggacCAGCAGGTGCTCCCATCTGTCTCAAATCCCATTTAGCTCCCTATTTACCGCGCCATCCGGTTGTGGACATGATAACCTAtggtaaagatg includes these proteins:
- a CDS encoding uncharacterized protein (similar to uniprot|Q12523 Saccharomyces cerevisiae YPL247C Hypothetical ORF) produces the protein MDPFRGSKRSSISFGNFQRQPNSYATGAYDGGVGLMQNPNLGSSTSNSGGTGINTGNNGASANMTSRSPMYSPLQYSQFDYNQPAYSPGYSPFHPLRSPGPPVLTKPVCEYEAKYPLFGLDWSNEDFVCLGSYRDGSTNSLHILHSGDLLSWDRVAECNVTFPVSTIQWQPSMTHPRRFATCSDSLRIWSFCEEERNLQEQINLSLCKYDKQQQGASRVNAAAGGSGSIRTNPQQQQGLIGELPPITSFHWNPVDPNLLISSSIDTTCIVWDLQSSNYVRTQLIAHDSEVYDVRFLTQTTQLFSSCGGDGSVRVFDLRCLAHSTIIYEPPSSPATLQPTTAAGSSSAADSDTGVPLLRLEPSPFDPNVIATFAIDSPRVLILDMRNPGSPVLVLEGHSAAVNQMRWHPSKRNVLLSCADDCQVLYWDLNNYIMGHPTDQDPDHAVDSQQQNNPVAKWNSKNVLRTLDTPSMFYSNGGQEVNNIVWRPQGDDWFGSVAGNVFQNVRL
- the GCV2 gene encoding glycine decarboxylase subunit P (highly similar to uniprot|P49095 Saccharomyces cerevisiae YMR189W GCV2 P subunit of the mitochondrial glycine decarboxylase complex required for the catabolism of glycine to 5 10-methylene-THF expression is regulated by levels of levels of 5 10-methylene-THF in the cytoplasm) → MLKNQVTILGSTARSLGRSYRSSLAVKRWLQTNVTSSNYAKVYEAKPSDLERPLDEFPRRHLGPSPKDLEKMLKTVGFEDLNSFVESVVPQNVLKKRALELEAPERGYSEMEMIEHLKELANKNRYEVKNFIGKGYYGTILPPVIMRNVLESPEWYTSYTPYQPEISQGRLESLLNFQTVISDLTGLPVSNASLLDEGTAAAEAMLLSYNFHRAKRPKFVIDSKSHPQTKSVVYTRALPLGIEVSEIDTRNVENSLKVLDDKAVCGCLLQYPATDGSIVAPETLTQFAEVLHQHKSLLSVASDPLALTLLKAPGHLGADIVLGSSQRFGVPLGYGGPHAAFFAVQEHLNRRIPGRIVGVSKDRLGNVALRLALQTREQHIKRDKATSNICTAQALLANVAANYCVYHGPEGLKNIAKRIYGMTSILANQINTSSPHDVVNDTWFDTLTIEINESTTASAVLEKALNEYNINLFAPNEKTVSLSLDETTTLKDLQNLIQLFTCSADLPSEVPQFPATLARTDDILTHEVFHLYHSETAMLRYLHRLQSRDLSLANSMIPLGSCTMKLNSTVEMLPITWPEFANIHPFQPTDQVQGYAQLMSSLENALCSITGFDAVSLQPNSGASGEYCGLRIIRAFLEDTGELHRRVCLIPTSAHGTNPASAAMCGLKVVSFNCLPDGSLDLEDLKKKIDKHAHELAAIMITYPSTYGLYEEGLTRAIEMVHEAGGQVYMDGANMNAQVGLTSPGDLGADVCHLNLHKTFAIPHGGGGPAGAPICLKSHLAPYLPRHPVVDMITYGKDDIKSSKAIDSVSSGPYGNALVLPISYAYIKMMGQQGLPYASAIAMLNANYMRARLQNHYEILFAKNHCAHEFIIDLREFKAQGVEAIDIAKRLQDYGFHAPTLAFPVPHTLMIEPTESENLEELDRFVDAMISIRSEIDSYLQGKPEGQMLKYAPHSLEDLILANDWDTRGYTRQQAAYPLPQLKGSKFWPVVARLDDTYGDMHLMCTCPSVEEIAEN